The following coding sequences are from one uncultured Desulfobacter sp. window:
- a CDS encoding ABC transporter substrate-binding protein, whose product MAEKPAIKIGYLKITDHFILGVTARKLQQSMETFQHCTLEPVVKNGWNEVADALSVKSLDGALVLAPTAMDLFKSGVDLKLLLLAHKSGSVLVKNKRANINSVEDFAGKTVLIPYQLSIHNMLFHKLLSEKGLKPGRATEKGIDVTLEVVAPFQMPEALEYDEDGEIGGFIVAEPFGSQVIAAGHGEEFELSKNLWAKHPCCVFVMRTEIIEENPEAMQEICTSFVRSGLAIDAQPEPASIIGADFFSQDKDIIRRVLTDPPDRILTGELYPIKEDLDIIQKYMMDEMNIMTSLVDLDKFVDTRFADASGAK is encoded by the coding sequence ATGGCGGAAAAACCCGCGATCAAGATCGGATATCTTAAAATTACTGATCATTTCATTCTCGGTGTAACAGCTCGCAAATTGCAGCAAAGTATGGAAACTTTTCAACACTGCACCCTGGAACCTGTGGTTAAAAACGGGTGGAATGAGGTTGCCGATGCGCTTTCCGTAAAATCCCTGGACGGGGCACTGGTGCTTGCACCGACTGCCATGGACCTTTTCAAGTCCGGTGTTGATCTCAAACTATTGCTGCTGGCGCATAAATCCGGCAGCGTCCTGGTCAAAAACAAAAGAGCCAATATTAATTCGGTTGAGGATTTCGCCGGTAAGACTGTTTTAATTCCGTATCAGCTCTCCATACACAATATGCTGTTTCACAAATTGTTATCCGAAAAGGGGTTAAAACCAGGACGTGCGACGGAAAAGGGCATTGATGTCACCCTTGAGGTGGTTGCCCCGTTCCAGATGCCCGAAGCGTTAGAGTATGACGAAGACGGCGAAATCGGTGGATTTATCGTGGCCGAACCCTTCGGCTCCCAGGTCATCGCCGCAGGGCACGGTGAAGAATTTGAGTTATCAAAAAATTTGTGGGCCAAACATCCTTGCTGTGTTTTTGTTATGCGCACCGAGATCATTGAAGAAAATCCCGAAGCCATGCAGGAGATCTGCACAAGTTTTGTGCGGTCAGGGCTTGCCATTGATGCCCAACCCGAGCCTGCGTCAATTATCGGGGCTGATTTCTTTTCCCAGGACAAGGATATCATTCGACGGGTGCTCACAGATCCACCGGACCGGATTCTGACCGGAGAGCTTTATCCGATAAAGGAAGATCTTGATATCATACAGAAATATATGATGGATGAAATGAATATTATGACATCGCTGGTTGATTTGGATAAATTTGTGGATACCCGTTTCGCCGATGCTTCCGGTGCAAAATAG
- a CDS encoding serine protein kinase PrkA — MATTTDPKSFNHHVEAVKKGTRVFEDAFQGVSRMILDAGIRKVTVKGKTTYQFDLFSQGKRHLVGMYDEINSFVSFVKDASEGGSSREMAFVLVGEPGNGKTFFVDYLCARYREFLFIPKNMKYTFRFKNLDKIGGYGKINVIESQTYEDPMILAMSFKGNKDASMSYLSKAFKFKDKEIENLYEQYRPLGACSAYIWDQIRAHCNDTPAQMMDFIEIAPVPLTESLGTITGKYPAKDKITSSAVDLMGEESIQRLLHIPDSNNPYRFDLRRGALARVAGGGIHFSDEIYKNKKDLVQVYLGVIQNRMIELDGFKWPIDTLIIATSNNSEFNTFLMEREEAPIVDRCRICYVAHNTDYKIQKTLTEYAIGTDVKRSLDQEVLHQDPNLNYAASVAVVLTRLPRSDKLTPVETMKLAAGEVAGEKSLKTLAELIDQLNQDTDITKRFGQKGLGQRNLGRAVQLLLESSETNEGKCMFALDIFNALDRVVLDYVQEPADRAKFKEDLKIARGLYRERIMTEMFNAYMDEPLAIKKDVLNYVNMIIGVDAEHLGPDMMWKYKDPQTGELRALKIDERYIKNVEERLGLKTEEQRASFRNSIRKIYGQKLSVDANYDFMDNLELVKAITDVRLKSDIAGAGSLIGALANRTNEENQKLYERMIYTMDQKLGYCPTCAQKTIEYFCSQEDDK; from the coding sequence ATGGCCACAACAACAGATCCTAAGAGCTTTAACCATCACGTCGAAGCCGTTAAAAAGGGGACCCGGGTATTTGAGGATGCATTCCAGGGGGTCTCCCGCATGATTCTGGACGCAGGTATTCGCAAGGTTACGGTCAAAGGAAAGACGACTTACCAGTTTGACTTATTCAGCCAGGGCAAAAGACATCTGGTGGGTATGTATGACGAAATCAACTCCTTTGTCTCTTTTGTCAAAGATGCCTCCGAGGGTGGATCCTCCAGGGAGATGGCGTTTGTTCTGGTGGGGGAACCGGGAAATGGAAAAACCTTTTTCGTTGACTACCTGTGTGCCCGGTACCGGGAGTTTTTATTCATCCCCAAGAACATGAAATATACGTTTCGCTTTAAGAATCTTGATAAGATCGGTGGATATGGAAAGATCAATGTCATTGAGTCCCAGACCTATGAGGATCCCATGATTCTTGCCATGAGCTTTAAAGGCAACAAAGATGCCTCCATGAGTTATCTGTCCAAGGCGTTTAAATTTAAAGACAAGGAGATTGAAAACCTCTATGAACAGTACCGGCCTTTGGGTGCCTGTTCAGCCTACATATGGGATCAGATCCGGGCACATTGCAATGATACCCCGGCCCAGATGATGGATTTCATAGAAATTGCCCCGGTCCCCTTAACCGAAAGTCTTGGTACCATTACCGGTAAATATCCGGCCAAGGATAAGATCACCTCCTCGGCGGTGGACCTTATGGGCGAAGAGTCCATCCAGCGTCTGCTGCATATTCCCGATTCCAACAATCCCTACCGGTTTGACTTGCGCCGGGGGGCTTTGGCCCGGGTGGCCGGCGGCGGTATCCATTTTTCCGACGAAATTTACAAAAATAAAAAGGACCTGGTTCAGGTATATCTGGGTGTCATCCAGAATCGTATGATTGAACTGGATGGGTTTAAATGGCCTATCGACACACTGATCATTGCAACTTCAAACAACTCCGAGTTCAACACCTTTTTAATGGAACGTGAAGAGGCGCCCATTGTTGACCGTTGCCGGATCTGTTATGTGGCCCATAATACCGATTATAAGATCCAGAAAACCTTGACCGAATATGCCATCGGTACCGATGTCAAGCGTTCCCTTGACCAGGAAGTGCTTCACCAGGATCCAAACTTGAATTATGCCGCATCCGTTGCCGTGGTGCTCACCCGGCTGCCCCGGTCCGACAAACTCACCCCGGTTGAAACCATGAAGCTTGCCGCAGGTGAGGTGGCTGGTGAAAAAAGCCTTAAAACTCTGGCAGAACTCATCGATCAGCTCAATCAGGATACGGACATTACCAAACGCTTTGGCCAAAAGGGGTTGGGGCAGAGGAACCTTGGCCGGGCCGTGCAATTGCTTTTGGAATCTTCGGAAACCAATGAAGGCAAGTGCATGTTTGCCCTGGATATTTTTAACGCCTTGGATCGGGTGGTGCTTGATTATGTCCAGGAACCTGCCGACCGGGCAAAATTTAAGGAAGATTTGAAGATCGCCCGGGGTCTTTACCGGGAACGCATCATGACGGAGATGTTCAATGCCTATATGGACGAGCCGCTGGCCATCAAAAAGGACGTGCTCAACTATGTAAACATGATCATCGGTGTGGATGCCGAGCACCTGGGGCCTGATATGATGTGGAAGTACAAAGACCCCCAGACCGGCGAGCTTCGGGCCCTTAAAATTGATGAACGCTATATTAAAAATGTGGAAGAGCGTTTGGGGCTTAAAACCGAAGAACAGCGGGCCTCGTTTAGAAACTCCATTAGAAAGATCTATGGCCAGAAACTGTCTGTGGACGCCAATTATGATTTTATGGACAATCTGGAACTCGTCAAAGCCATCACCGATGTCAGGCTCAAATCCGATATCGCCGGTGCCGGTTCCTTGATTGGGGCGCTGGCCAATCGTACCAATGAAGAGAATCAGAAATTGTACGAGAGAATGATTTATACCATGGACCAGAAGCTTGGATACTGCCCGACTTGTGCCCAGAAGACGATAGAGTATTTCTGCAGCCAGGAAGATGACAAATAG
- the ispD gene encoding 2-C-methyl-D-erythritol 4-phosphate cytidylyltransferase, producing MPNLELRKPSKNIAVVVAGGKGLRMQSTVKKQFIVLDGRPVIVHTLAAFEVHHRVDEIILVVPEQDLDFTRNDLLPQFSFSTPLHIIKGGATRQESVGNGIDKAMQICEQPDTALVLIHDGVRPFVGNKLIDRCLEGAWGSGACIPALGISDTVKRVDENSRIICTLNRDGLFLAQTPQVFRLDVIRKAASHAEDTGFLGTDEASLCEHAKIPVTMVEGCTFNIKLTSPRDLAFASIILQAKKEAESAGRPDSIFS from the coding sequence ATGCCGAACCTGGAACTGAGAAAACCATCTAAAAATATTGCTGTTGTTGTGGCCGGCGGAAAAGGCCTGCGCATGCAGTCTACCGTTAAAAAACAGTTTATTGTTCTTGACGGGCGTCCGGTCATCGTTCACACACTTGCCGCCTTTGAAGTGCACCACCGGGTGGACGAGATAATCCTGGTGGTTCCGGAACAGGACCTTGATTTTACCCGGAACGATCTTTTGCCTCAATTTTCATTTTCCACACCCCTGCATATTATTAAAGGCGGTGCTACCCGCCAGGAATCCGTGGGCAACGGCATCGATAAAGCAATGCAGATCTGTGAGCAGCCGGACACGGCATTGGTGCTGATTCATGACGGAGTGCGGCCCTTTGTGGGAAACAAGCTCATTGATCGCTGCCTTGAGGGTGCCTGGGGAAGCGGTGCCTGCATTCCGGCTCTCGGGATCTCTGATACCGTAAAACGGGTTGATGAAAACAGCCGGATAATCTGCACCCTGAACCGGGATGGATTGTTTCTCGCCCAGACACCCCAGGTTTTTCGCCTCGACGTGATCCGCAAGGCCGCTTCCCATGCAGAAGATACAGGCTTTTTAGGTACGGATGAAGCGTCGCTTTGCGAACATGCGAAAATTCCGGTGACGATGGTTGAGGGCTGCACCTTCAATATTAAGCTCACGTCTCCCCGGGATTTGGCCTTCGCGAGTATTATTCTCCAAGCCAAAAAAGAGGCTGAATCGGCAGGGCGTCCTGATTCTATTTTTAGTTAA